One segment of Primulina tabacum isolate GXHZ01 chromosome 6, ASM2559414v2, whole genome shotgun sequence DNA contains the following:
- the LOC142549627 gene encoding uncharacterized protein LOC142549627 isoform X1 produces MIKRRFYRFEHGDRDAPSDSSSSDSEVEAEDTDGTEDEDEEDNEVGEVGEKENVSSSSGYESEDSSLNEVNLDSSGLPTSDDGMPTENGEQNIVGSLSRHEGGTKLVNDQDKLEKKDTEFDMADCVVKCKSVFKCRLCPRIVCLSEETLNAHINSKRHARSMKLQREGRLKLMLNDDGKIEGDTELEKQATNTVSGQVSAKPKKKGKGRFKPKKRIRQEEKGSRRTKRLDESRGKRRKNNS; encoded by the exons ATGATTAAAAGGCGATTTTACCGGTTCGAACATGGTGATAGGGATGCCCCTTCCGACTCTTCTTCCTCAGACTCTGAAGTGGAGGCAGAGGACACTGACGGAACAGAAGATGAGGATGAAGAAGACAATGAGGTTGGAGAAGTTGGAGAGAAGGAGAACGTGTCATCTTCTTCGG GATATGAAAGTGAGGACAGTTCGTTGAATGAAGTTAATCTCGACTCATCAG GTTTACCTACAAGCGACGATGGCATGCCCACTGAAAATGGCGAACAGAATATAGTTGGAAGTCTTTCAAGACATGAGGGCGGTACTAAGCTCGTTAATGACCAGGATAAACTTGAAAAGAAAGATACTGAATTTGATATGGCCGATTGTGTCGTGAAATGTAAATCAGTGTTCAAGTGCAGACTATGCCCTAGGATAGTATGCTTGTCAGAGGAAACTCTAAATGCCCATATCAACTCCAAG AGACATGCTCGTTCTATGAAATTACAAAGAGAAGGAAGGCTTAAGCTTATGCTTAACGATGATGGGAAAATTGAGGGAGACACTGAACTTGAGAAACAAGCTACAAATACGGTTTCTGGACAG GTGTCGGCCAAGCCTAAAAAGAAAGGGAAAGGAAGATTCAAGCCAAAGAAGAGAATCAGACAG GAGGAAAAAGGTTCCCGGAGAACAAAGCGGCTGGATGAATCTCGAGGAAAGAGACGGAAGAACAATAGTTGA
- the LOC142549627 gene encoding uncharacterized protein LOC142549627 isoform X2, whose translation MIKRRFYRFEHGDRDAPSDSSSSDSEVEAEDTDGTEDEDEEDNEVGEVGEKENVSSSSGYESEDSSLNEVNLDSSGLPTSDDGMPTENGEQNIVGSLSRHEGGTKLVNDQDKLEKKDTEFDMADCVVKCKSVFKCRLCPRIVCLSEETLNAHINSKRHARSMKLQREGRLKLMLNDDGKIEGDTELEKQATNTVSGQVSAKPKKKGKGRFKPKKRIRQEKGSRRTKRLDESRGKRRKNNS comes from the exons ATGATTAAAAGGCGATTTTACCGGTTCGAACATGGTGATAGGGATGCCCCTTCCGACTCTTCTTCCTCAGACTCTGAAGTGGAGGCAGAGGACACTGACGGAACAGAAGATGAGGATGAAGAAGACAATGAGGTTGGAGAAGTTGGAGAGAAGGAGAACGTGTCATCTTCTTCGG GATATGAAAGTGAGGACAGTTCGTTGAATGAAGTTAATCTCGACTCATCAG GTTTACCTACAAGCGACGATGGCATGCCCACTGAAAATGGCGAACAGAATATAGTTGGAAGTCTTTCAAGACATGAGGGCGGTACTAAGCTCGTTAATGACCAGGATAAACTTGAAAAGAAAGATACTGAATTTGATATGGCCGATTGTGTCGTGAAATGTAAATCAGTGTTCAAGTGCAGACTATGCCCTAGGATAGTATGCTTGTCAGAGGAAACTCTAAATGCCCATATCAACTCCAAG AGACATGCTCGTTCTATGAAATTACAAAGAGAAGGAAGGCTTAAGCTTATGCTTAACGATGATGGGAAAATTGAGGGAGACACTGAACTTGAGAAACAAGCTACAAATACGGTTTCTGGACAG GTGTCGGCCAAGCCTAAAAAGAAAGGGAAAGGAAGATTCAAGCCAAAGAAGAGAATCAGACAG GAAAAAGGTTCCCGGAGAACAAAGCGGCTGGATGAATCTCGAGGAAAGAGACGGAAGAACAATAGTTGA
- the LOC142549626 gene encoding 2-hydroxyacyl-CoA lyase-like: MADADHKIPSTMVDGNTLVAMCLARAGVDKMFGVVGIPVTTLANRAVALGVRFIAFHNEQSAGYAASAYGYLSGRPGVLLTVSGPGCVHGLAGLSNAQINSWPMVMISGSSEQSCVGRGDFQELDQVAAVKPFSKFSAKATDVSKIPSSVFSVIDWAVAGRPGGTYLDIPSDVLRHTVEVSEAERLITEALNSTDKDLILKPEVNHSKIQKAVELLRKAERPLIVFGKGAAYAKAENELTKLVESTGIPFLPTPMGKGLLPDTHELAATAARSLAIGKCDVALVVGARLNWLLHFGEPPRWSKDVKFVLVDVCKQEIELRNPSLGIVGDAKDVVEMIHKEIEDDPFVLGKNHPWVEDIKRKVKDNVAKMEAQLVKDVVPFNFMTPMRIIRDAISGMGSPAPILVSEGANTMDVGRAVLVQTEPRTRLDAGTWGTMGVGLGYCIAAAVAEPDRLVVAVEGDSGFGFSAMEVETLVRYQLPVVVIVFNNGGVYGGDRRNPEEITGPHKDDPAPTSFVPGAAYHILLEAFGGKGYLVGTPDELKSALDESFSARKPTVINVTIDPYAGAESGRMQHRN; this comes from the exons ATGGCCGACGCTGATCATAAAATCCCATCAACTATGGTGGATGGAAATACTCTTGTGGCCATGTGTCTGGCACGTGCCGGTGTTGATAAGATGTTTGGAGTGGTGGGTATACCGGTTACCACACTTGCTAATCGTGCCGTAGCTCTGGGTGTTCGATTCATCGCCTTCCACAACGAGCAGTCGGCGGGATACGCCGCCTCTGCCTACGGATACCTCAGTGGACGTCCAGGTGTACTTCTTACAGTTTCTGGCCCTGGTTGTGTTCATGGGCTGGCTGGATTATCAAATGCCCAGATAAACTCCTGGCCGATGGTTATGATCTCCGGCTCCTCTGAACAGAGTTGTGTCGGAAGAGGAGACTTCCAGGAGCTAGATCAAGTAGCTGCTGTGAAACCCTTTTCCAAATTCTCCGCCAAGGCTACTGATGTAAGTAAAATTCCATCTTCTGTTTTCAGTGTGATTGATTGGGCTGTAGCGGGTCGGCCCGGTGGGACTTATTTGGATATCCCGTCCGATGTTCTCCGTCATACGGTTGAGGTATCCGAGGCAGAAAGGTTGATTACAGAAGCTCTGAATTCAACGGACAAAGATTTGATCTTGAAGCCAGAGGTCAATCACTCCAAAATTCAGAAGGCAGTGgaattgttgaggaaagctgAGAGACCCTTGATCGTGTTTGGAAAGGGGGCAGCTTATGCTAAAGCCGAAAATGAGCTGACTAAATTAGTGGAAAGTACAGGAATTCCATTTTTGCCGACTCCCATGGGGAAGGGGTTGCTGCCGGATACGCATGAGCTGGCGGCTACTGCTGCAAGGTCTCTTGCTATTGGGAAATGTGATGTCGCATTGGTGGTTGGCGCGAGGCTTAACTGGCTGCTGCACTTTGGAGAGCCGCCGAGGTGGTCTAAGGATGTGAAGTTTGTACTTGTTGATGTTTGTAAACAGGAGATTGAATTGAGGAATCCATCTTTGGGTATTGTGGGGGATGCAAAAGATGTCGTGGAGATGATTCATAAGGAGATTGAGGATGATCCCTTTGTTCTGGGAAAGAATCATCCTTGGGTTGAGGACATTAAGCGCAAGGTTAAGGACAATGTGGCGAAAATGGAGGCGCAGTTGGTAAAAGACGTCGTGCCATTTAATTTTATGACACCGATGAGGATAATTCGGGATGCGATTTCGGGCATGGGCAGTCCCGCACCGATATTAGTTTCTGAAGGAGCCAACACAATGGATGTTGGGCGAGCGGTTCTGGTGCAAACAGAGCCAAGAACTAGGTTGGATGCTGGGACTTGGGGGACAATGGGGGTCGGACTTGGATATTGCATTGCTGCTGCAGTGGCAGAGCCTGATCGGCTAGTGGTGGCTGTGGAGGGGGACTCTGGATTTGGATTCAGTGCCATGGAAGTCGAG ACATTGGTTCGTTATCAGTTACCTGTGGTGGTCATAGTTTTCAACAATGGTGGAGTTTATGGAGGTGACCGGAGAAACCCAGAAGAAATCACAGGACCACACAAGGATGATCCGGCCCCCACCTCTTTTGTTCCTGGTGCAGCATATCACATTCTCCTTGAAGCCTTTGGAGGAAAAGGCTATCTTGTAGGTACACCTGATGAACTAAAATCAGCACTCGACGAATCCTTTTCTGCTAGGAAACCTACTGTCATAAATGTTACAATTGATCCGTATGCTGGTGCTGAGAGTGGGAGAATGCAACATAGAAACTGA